CGGGGGCCATGGGACACTTCTCCTCCCAGCGGCCCTGGCCCGTGAGCCAGCGCCGGTAGCTCACCCCGGTCCTGTGCCTTCCCCGCAGCAGCTTCATCCTGGCCCCGGCCAGGGGAGGGCTACagaggcttggggctgctgagaACCTCACGATAGCCACTCCTGGGGACAATCCAGCTGGAAATGTGGGATCAAGAGGGACATCTAGCAGCACCACCCTCCAAGAGACAGTTGTATCCAGCCCCACGGGCAGAGCCAAGCCAGGGGCTACCGACCCCACTGATGGGGGCACCCCACGGATAGGGGCAGGCCCCCGAATGTCCTGGCAGAAAGGAGGGAgcgaggcagggagctgggtccTGAGCCGCAGCGCTGAAGTCAGAGGAACAGCTCCGAGGCAAGGGGCGGGTCCCAGGCCGTCCCTCACATACCTGTGCACACACGGACACGGATACACACACGGATACACCCACGGACACGGATACACACACATGGACACACGCACACCCCAAGCCTGCTCTCCCCATCCCACCGTGTGAGCCCTCGGATGAAGCTCCTCCACCCGGTCCCATCCCCGTTTGCTCCATCGTGGTGGAAAACAGTTCCttgtgctgggatggagctggccCCGGGGGTTGCCCCAGACAGGAGCAAGGCAGCGCTGCCCCAGCCAGGTTTGAGCTCTGTCCCTCCTGGCCAGGCCACCCACCTGCTCCCACTGCGTGCTGGAATGGACATCttgggcagccccagctgggcacgGGGCACCGTGTGGACAATagaggggaggcagcagtggaGCAGGGTCCCTCTGGGGCCAGGGACCATGAAGCCCGACAGGGGAGGAGGACGGGGAACCTGACCCCGGGGCGTGTGGGCGGGCTTGGCTTCCCCCCGAGGGACAATTGGAGAAGGGGAGTGCAGAgggggcctggggcagggccagtGCCGATGCCAGAGGAGTGGTCTGGGGGCTCACGTACCCCCCGCTCCCCGGCATCACTGCTTCCTCTGGACGATCTGGCGGAGGTGCAGCTCGCTCTCTGCCGCCACGATGGGCTGCTCGTTCTGCCGGTGGTGGCTGATGAGGTGGCTGATGCTCTCAAACAGCACGTCCTTGGTCCTCACctgggggcaaggggcacagccGTCCTGAAGCCAGGCGAGCTGCCTCCTGCGCGGGGCCCCTCTACAGCCCTCCAGCATCCGCCCCCACCCCATGGACAGCCCTCCAGCATCCCCTCCTCACGGTCCCGCCGCCCTGCGCCCTGCCCTTACCACGCCCTCAGGGtccaccagcagcaggtgctTGGGCTGCCCGCAGTGCATGCCCGTCAGCACGTACTGCCCGGGGTTGGTGAGGCTGTCCCGCACCAGGAAGTCTCCATCCATCTGCAGGAGCCTCTCAGCATCCCTCCGGCTCATCTTGCCGTGGTACCACGGCTCCCGCCGCAGCTGCTCCTCCGTGGGGGCAATGGGAGCCTTGCGGGTGGGGGGGCTCGGCCACTGGTCCTCAAtgcgggggctgctgctgctgcccccgcCCGCGATGCACTCGTGGAGCTTCAGGGCATCCTCGAACGGCCCTGTGGGAGCCAGGCTTCGTGGCACGTCACCCATCAGGGCGCCAGGCAGGGCCGggcacccctgccctgggcacggCCCCCGGCGCGCAGCTCCCAGCGCTCAGCCTGGCACCGCTCTGGGCACGGCCAGCACAAGCACTCTGCTGGCACCAGCTCGGTCCCTGCACAGCAGGTCCTGTGCTGGGTACCTCCCAGCATTGGTGGCTTACTCATGTCAAAGAGGTCTTTCTTGGGGCTCTCCTCGGGTGCCCCTCGGGCTGCTGCCTCCGGCTGCCAGGCGTCCAGGCTCTGTGTGTTCACATACATGTGCTCCTCGTAGTCCCTTGGCCCCAGGCACTGACTGTCTGCCTGCAGGTACCCGTCACAGGCCTGGCCTGCAAGGGCCATCCTGCCatcagcccaggcagggcagagccatggGGTCCCCCCACTTATGGCTCCCAGAATGTCCCCCACGCCCCCCCAAGTGGTACCCACTCTGGCTCTCCAAGTCCCAGGATGgtcccagctggctgctctggtCTCGCCTGAATGTAAGCCCAccctggagagagagaagagtgaGGGCATGGAGATAACCTGCCTgggaagcctgcagcaggggtggcagcagccccaggggctcacctggctgggggggctggagctggagggctgtgtgtgGATGTGGCCCAGGCCGGCGCCATGCCGGAGCCGGGAGTCGATCAGCCCCCCTGGGGGAGGCTCCTTTCCGGGGATGCTGTTGTAGTAATCGTGCTCAGCTGTCTCTTCATCCTCCCCCCAGGCTGACTCCTCTGCACCCAGtaccctgcagcagggacaggcaagCTGAGGACACCCTGTGTGGTTCAGACCTCCTCCTCAAGCTGGGGAGACttagcccccccacccccctaccTGTCTGGGGGTACCACCACCTTGGGGGGGCTGTGGAGGTACTGCTTGAAGCGCAGCTCGAAGGCCTGTCCCACTGTGCTGATGACACTCTGAGCCAGCCCCTCGCAGCACTCCAGGATGTGGCAGGctgtggacagatggacagatggCTCAAGGCTTTCCCCCACTCTCCCATCACCCCTCTGGGACCACCTGGAGCTGCCTTTTGTGTGCCCTGTGAGAGgccccctcctccagccttcATCCCCcattcttctcttccccagagctCTTGGGCGCGGGGGccagcatcacctctctggTTGATGGGGTCCTTGGCGACATAGGCGACGTAGTCCgtggtgtcctggggggcacaggggcagctcagggccTGTGTCCGGCCGCcatgtggggagcagggctgggggtgctgtggtgagctcagccccagccccacctgccaCAGGGCGGTCCCTGTCCCACTGCCCCCAAAGGATGgcagccagaggagggctggggtgCGTGGGCCTCACCGTGTCCCCGCCAGAGGCGAAGGAGATGGACTGCATGTGGTGGTTGGCGATGATCTGTGGAGGGGACGTGGCCCAGCAGGGGTTAGGGCAAgggccagcagccccctgggaggctggggggtgggaagggggtgGCTCCCACCTGGCGTGTGGTGGGGATCATGAGGTTGAGCCCATCGACGGAGATGTTGACAGCGATGCTCATGCCGGCGAAGCGGAGGTTGCTCTTGCCCAGGATGGAGAAGAGAGCTTTGTTGGGAGCCTGATGGGAGAGAGAGTATCCTGGGGGTGATGGAGTGCACCAGGACCAGGTTCCTTGAGCTGAAGGAGGCTTGACCCATATTAAATAGCTTTTATCCCTCTTAAGTTTCAAGGGGGaaatttacagaatacagaattaaccaggctggaaaagccctcagagatcatccagtccaacctatcacccagcaccacctaatcaactcaaccatggcaccaagggcctcatccaggctctttttaaacacttccagtgatggtgactccgtcacctgcccgggcagcacattccaatggccaacctctctttctgtgaagaatttcttcttaacatccagcctaaacctcctctggtgcagcttgacccAAGAGACCCCAGGCTCGGCCCCATGAACTGAACAGcgtcccccctcccacccccccccccaccctggcTCACCCCAGGAAGGAGCCtaggaaaggaaaggctgggTGGAAACTCACCTTCTTCTTCCAGATGCCCTTCACTCCTGGCACTGCCTCATACAGTCTGTTGATGGCTTCCCTGCAAGCCACAGCCCACGGTTGGGTTACAGCTGCAGACCCCCAGACCccttccacagctctgcagggtctGGGGGGCATCATCTCCCGCGGTCCTGGGCACCGCAGCGTCCCCGCAGCGCTGGCCTACGTAATCCTGGCCAGGgccacctcccttctcctctttccaGCCATTGATCCACAGCAGTGCCCTTCatctgtgtccctgcagggtgGATCCCACGGGGCAGGGCCCTCCCCCAGGCTCTGGCCACTTGTCCCCCACCATCTCCACCATGCCCCAGGGAAGAGGGAGCACTCAGGGCTCCGCGGGGCCGTACCTGGTGACCTGTGTCCGGGTGTTGAAGTCAAGGGACCTCATGGAGCGCAGCACCTCGATGCACCCCATGTACTGCAGGGGGAACACGgtcagagcagcctcctccagtcccccccccaccctccaagggcagctgatggagaggagctgggtgccagcaagAAGAGCCCCTTCCAACACCAAGCTCCACAGATCACACGGTGCCcttttgccccccaccccatcaCACCCCCAGGCCCTGTGCTGAGACCCGACAGACTCATCAGCGCTCTGTGGCCTGTGACATCCTGGTGGGGGTTGAAAGCTGCTGGCTTCCAGCCCCAAAAGGCACCCCTCCCAGGTCTTCATCCCACCCTAGGCCCCTTCAGGGACCATGTAATGCCTCCCAGCATGTGCCAGACCCTGCGGGCAGtgcagcagggtcaggctgcCCGTGATGGGGCCGAGGGGCTGCAAGCTGcgtgtgccagggctggctgcccaggacccTCCTCTCCATGGTACTGCGGGGTCCTGCGACCCCCGACCCACGGCTGCTCCCGCGGCAGAGCCCAGCTTGGGGCAGCGGGAATTGGGGGGGCACCCGAGACCGAGGATCTGCCCACAGCCGCCGGGAGGAGCAGACGGAACCGCTGAGCACCGGACACGCgtggggccggggcggggcttCGCTCCTTCCCGCACCGGGCCGGGCTCCGGCGGGACTTACCCGGACGATGTAGGAGACGCCGGGCCCCAGCACCCGCTCGTCGgggtgcagccagccctgcgCCGGTTTGCGGATGAAGCTGCCTTTGCGGCTCCACTCGTCCCCGCCCGCCCGGGccgcccctgcccgccccgccGTCGTcgtcgccgccgccgccccccgcggcCGCCCGCCCGCCGGTCCGGTGCAGGGCGCGGCGCAAAGCGGATCGCAGGCGCCTAGCACGGCGGCCAGCGCCGAGGGGGTCCCCGCCGTGCCTCCCACCCGGGTTGACCCGGAGAGGTCCCGGTTGGTTGCGGCGGCGGAGGGTCCGCGGCCGAGGAAACCAGCGGGGCCGTGGAACTTCCACTGCGGCATCCGCGGGAGCAGCGCGCAGAAGGTGGTACCAGGCTCGGGCTCCTCGCCCGCCGCGGGGCACGGCCCCGGGGCCGGTGATGGCATGGGGGCGGTCAGTGGCTCGTCGCGGAAGCGGTCATACTTGGGCTCCGGGAGCATGCCCGGGGCCGCGCTCCACTCCGCTCTGCTCCGTTccgccgctccgctccgccACCGCCGCGCCGGCTCCCGCCCCTCGCCCGCTCCCCCGGGGCCGCGCCGCGCTGATGTCATGGTGTGAGCGCtccgccgcccgccccggcccccccACGCCCGGCCGCCCGCGCATCCTCCGCCCTCCTCGGTCCCCCCCGCCAGGCTGGACCAGCGGCCGCCCCAGCATTCCCCAGCTCAGCATCTCCAGCTGCCccgctcccctccctccccgactgcctcagcatcctcagcctttctaccaccccctcccccggcCGTCCGGTGCCCCCCAGGCTCTGATGCTTCCCCTGCACCCCGGGGCGCCAACGGGGGTGAGGAGGCTGCGAGGTGGCGGCAGAGGCAGCGGCAGCCCCGAACGGGCGGGCGTGACATTTGGGGACAGTGGGACGACGAGGCCGGTCGGGTCGGGCTTTCCCTGCCCGGGCACGGTTCTGTGGCCCCCGTCTGCCCCCCCTCCCAACGGCCCGGGGACGGAGGCTGGTCCCTGGTCCCAGCCGGGATGCACCGGCCCCGCAGCTTCCAGCTTCCCCGCGGGTATTGAGGGGTCAAGGGGCTGCGGAGGGGGTGGTCTCCTGTCTACCCCCTCTGCTGCCGCTTTGCAATGAACTGTCCCCGCCCGCGGCGGGGACATTTTCAGCTCTTCTCACATCCCCATCACTGGGAAGTGCTTCCCAGAGCCCCGGGCTGGTTGGGAgctggtggggggggaggggatgtgAGAGGCTCTGCCAGGCCTCGCTGCGCAGCAGGACTGCCCTATTTCAGTGCCTCTCAGCCCAGTGGTTCTTGTTCGCTCTGATTTCATCTACTTTCCAAGCCAGGCCTGGCTCCGCTTGTTTGTATCTGTCTGGAGGGTAAAAAGCACAATCATTTTCTTGCTTCTCTGCCAGcgagtggggggggaggggggaaaccaacaacccaaaaccttAAAGGACTTTCTGAGATCAGTCAAATAACTGCCCTTCCTCCAGCCCCGGGGATGCtgctttcccccccaaaaacagttcctgctttttttccagcagttcaccaacccctggcatcctgcttgatgcagggctgaggggccaGGCTGTATGTGACAACCCCCCCCGGTGTGTGATGGGCACCAGGctggggtggcagagctggggaatcCTGCTAGGGCTTGCTCTTAGTGCCTTGGGGTGGTAGGAGGACAGCTGTCCCTGTGAGGTGCTGAAGTGATGTTCCACTCACACTGGCTGCCCAGCATGGCCCTCTCAGAGCCAGGGACCAAGCTTGgggctccccctctgccctggtgtctccagggttttgttgtggttgctgacagcctgcccaggctggctccaggctggctgggctaagaatcacagaatggtttgggttggaagggacctttgagatcatccaattgcaattcccctgccacaggcagggacccctccccaccaggccaggttgctcaaggcctcatccaaactgaccttgaacaactccagggaggagacatccacaacctccctgggcaacctgttccagtgtctcaccaccctcactgtcaagaacttcttcctcacctccagtctcagtctcccctcttccagctcaaagccattcccccttgtcctgtcactacaagcctttgtaaaaagtccctccctagctttctggtagccccttcaggcactggaaggccactataagtgGGGCAAGGAATCACAGGGCTGGGGACCCCACAGCTGAAACTCACTCACTGCAGGGACCACAGGTGCTCCATTGAGCTGCTCTCACCTTTCCCCAGCCCACTCTGGTCCTGCATCCCCTCCATGGCCAAAACCATCATAAAGCTTGGACTCCATCCCCACGATGCCAGCCCCATAAGCTCTTTGCAGAGCAgactccctcagctccagcatcccctggagcctcctggaCTGGGTGAAAGCCTCCCCCCctgccactgcccagcctgtgaaggcaaagctgctgctctcccccagccggCACAAACAAAACCGGAGCCTCCCTGGAGGCCAGCCGTGCCCCGGGCAACGCGAGGCTGCCTTTGTcttgcctcctcctgctgtctcctgctggctggcaggTGATGGGGTGAAAGTCAGTAATTGCTCTAAGTGCGATCAATAAATCAAGGTAATAGAATTACATTTGCTGTTGCCATATTAGGaactgcctctctgctctctcctctctctctctccaccctcctcgggtttgttttcaaactgctgcagagcactggagcgaTTTGGGCTCCTCCGGGCTCTCAAGGCAGCCCCAGTAGGTCCCTGTAGGGACTGAGGTCCCTGGCTGGTGTGGGTGACTCTGGGTGCACGTTCCCAGAGCCTGGAGGGTCACCTTGAGGGAAGGCACCGGGTCCCCATGGAGATCACAGATGTTTTACCCCATGCAGAGATCTTTGGGGACCACAGGCACCCCGTGGCATAGCGATGGGACTGGGCACCCTGTGGTCTGAGACTAGGGTCAAATCtggccacagagcagcagtcCCCACTGGCCccatgcccacagcagcagcatgtttgCTGAAGCCCTGAGGAGATGGAACcgatctcctctcctctctgagtCCCCGGTGGCCAGGAGATTATTTTCATCTCATTTGCAGCTGGTttcaggctctggggagaagcTTTGCAAGGGCTTtcccctggctgctttccatcctTACTTAAAGGAAAGCCTCCCTGAGCCACAGCCTTGGGTGCTCTGTGGGCGGGGGTAGCCCTGCAGCATCTGATcgccctgcagcatcctgcccCAACGCGAGAACCCTCCAGGTtctcctgggcaccaccacacgTGCTCGGcggccacagccacacagaccAGGCGATGCTGTGGGGCGGGGAAAAACTGGAGAGAGGaggggtgagcagagctggctccagccctgacacttccCAGCGGCACCCAATTTGCATCGCTTCTCTAAACTGTGCCTAATTAATCTCCTTACACCTCTGGCACAGCATTAGGGGAATTGACATCAAGTGCTCTCCAATCCGTGAAGGATTAATTAGCAGAACAAGAGTGTGCAGCCGAGCACCGAGCTACTCGCCAGCGGTGCCGAGCCtgacaccagcagctccactgcaggctgtgcccagcccctcgCCATGCCCTCTCggtgccaggcttggggaacagggctgggagcacccCAGGAAGGCATTCAGCTGTAGTgacagtgcccagctggccaagttGCTGGCGCTCAGAGGCCAGAACCACTGGTCTggcactgagcagggctgggggagtgcTGGAACAACCCTTCGACAGCCTCCtgtgccaccagctgctggggctgcagtcaCCAACctacacagccctgcccagctcctgctccagccaggaggtgcctgtgggcacaggggctgggagagccaGTGGCAGAGCAGCCC
The DNA window shown above is from Dryobates pubescens isolate bDryPub1 chromosome 31, bDryPub1.pri, whole genome shotgun sequence and carries:
- the SHC2 gene encoding SHC-transforming protein 2 encodes the protein MTSARRGPGGAGEGREPARRWRSGAAERSRAEWSAAPGMLPEPKYDRFRDEPLTAPMPSPAPGPCPAAGEEPEPGTTFCALLPRMPQWKFHGPAGFLGRGPSAAATNRDLSGSTRVGGTAGTPSALAAVLGACDPLCAAPCTGPAGGRPRGAAAATTTAGRAGAARAGGDEWSRKGSFIRKPAQGWLHPDERVLGPGVSYIVRYMGCIEVLRSMRSLDFNTRTQVTREAINRLYEAVPGVKGIWKKKAPNKALFSILGKSNLRFAGMSIAVNISVDGLNLMIPTTRQIIANHHMQSISFASGGDTDTTDYVAYVAKDPINQRACHILECCEGLAQSVISTVGQAFELRFKQYLHSPPKVVVPPDRVLGAEESAWGEDEETAEHDYYNSIPGKEPPPGGLIDSRLRHGAGLGHIHTQPSSSSPPSQGGLTFRRDQSSQLGPSWDLESQSQACDGYLQADSQCLGPRDYEEHMYVNTQSLDAWQPEAAARGAPEESPKKDLFDMRPFEDALKLHECIAGGGSSSSPRIEDQWPSPPTRKAPIAPTEEQLRREPWYHGKMSRRDAERLLQMDGDFLVRDSLTNPGQYVLTGMHCGQPKHLLLVDPEGVVRTKDVLFESISHLISHHRQNEQPIVAAESELHLRQIVQRKQ